The Geotalea uraniireducens Rf4 genome window below encodes:
- a CDS encoding endonuclease MutS2, with protein sequence MIKNDSRQLLEFDKILTFIASFANSTPSQQAIAEILPLGTREAIEKRFGQVEEIRRLAQIGVPLRLSPFEDIAPLLEEVRPEGAVLDPHDLVVLTPLLQTLAAIAKQFGYRTDIPLLHELAGHLTGFPHILDRLEVTLDFEGNILDTASRLLQDLRARKRGLTARIRKRLEEIVREPRVAIFLQDEFVTQRGGRWVIPVRMDSKGMVAGVVHDVSNTGETAFMEPLEIIGLANELENLAAEIKAEEIRIIRDICREIRIAADEIGSEFATLVQLDMLNSIARFAELIQAHPPSVSETPLIMLRQARHPLLMLMHRQGGGHEPVPLDLHLGDIPDTATVMIITGPNAGGKTIAIKTVGLLIVLALAGIPIPADPSSTIPLADELLVDMGDDQSIESSLSTFSAHVANMAEILRQAGRRSIVLMDELGTGTEPGQGAAIACGVLKELQEKGALVLATTHLTDIVAFVHRNEGMINASMEFDQRTFTPLYRLQAGEPGQSHAIEIARRYGMPAGVIEFAQHMLGSRETEFHSLLAELKEKRLRYGELLADTETREKGVEERERLLAVRLAQAEEAKQDAMGKAFLQAREIVAAIKRETRAILDEAKREKSRDALKKLETIESGVEEQLREYQGGKPLSLEELRPGDLVFVRSIGFDATIVKIDGKQQRLRVKAGQREVEVPLADIAAKKGKQLTEIKSSRRKTADEAEASHELKLLGLRVDAALSLIEPFLNHASLAGLGKVRIIHGTGTGALMKAVREYLDGHPLVREFRSGEQFEGGNGVTIVTMR encoded by the coding sequence ATGATAAAAAATGATTCCCGCCAACTTCTTGAGTTTGACAAGATCCTCACCTTTATCGCAAGCTTCGCCAACAGTACCCCATCCCAACAGGCCATAGCCGAAATCCTGCCTCTCGGCACACGGGAAGCCATCGAAAAGCGGTTTGGCCAGGTAGAGGAAATCAGGCGACTTGCACAGATAGGCGTACCGCTAAGACTCTCACCCTTTGAAGATATAGCACCGTTGCTGGAAGAGGTGCGCCCCGAAGGGGCAGTGCTCGATCCCCACGACCTTGTCGTCCTCACCCCGCTTCTCCAGACCCTCGCAGCCATAGCGAAACAGTTCGGCTATCGTACCGATATACCCCTTCTCCATGAGCTGGCCGGGCACCTGACCGGCTTCCCGCACATTCTCGACCGCCTTGAAGTAACCCTCGATTTCGAGGGGAATATACTCGACACGGCTTCACGCCTCCTCCAGGACTTGCGCGCGCGCAAAAGGGGGCTGACTGCGCGGATACGGAAACGGCTCGAGGAGATTGTCCGCGAACCGAGGGTGGCGATTTTCCTCCAGGACGAATTCGTCACCCAGCGCGGGGGGCGGTGGGTGATTCCGGTGCGCATGGATTCAAAGGGGATGGTGGCAGGGGTCGTGCACGATGTCTCCAACACCGGTGAAACTGCGTTCATGGAACCGCTGGAGATCATCGGCCTCGCCAATGAGCTGGAGAACCTGGCCGCGGAGATAAAGGCGGAAGAGATCCGCATCATCCGCGACATCTGCCGGGAAATCCGCATTGCAGCCGACGAAATCGGTTCGGAATTTGCCACCCTGGTGCAGCTCGACATGCTGAACAGCATCGCACGCTTTGCCGAGCTGATACAGGCTCATCCCCCCAGCGTGAGCGAGACCCCGCTGATCATGCTGAGGCAGGCTCGCCATCCGCTCCTCATGCTCATGCACAGGCAAGGGGGCGGACATGAACCGGTGCCGCTCGATCTTCATCTCGGTGACATCCCCGATACCGCTACAGTTATGATCATAACCGGCCCCAACGCCGGCGGTAAGACCATCGCCATCAAGACCGTCGGGCTCCTTATCGTATTGGCCCTGGCCGGGATTCCGATCCCCGCCGACCCTTCATCCACCATCCCCCTGGCCGACGAGCTGCTCGTCGACATGGGGGATGACCAGTCCATAGAAAGCAGCCTGTCGACGTTCTCCGCCCATGTGGCCAATATGGCGGAAATACTTCGGCAGGCTGGGAGGCGCAGCATTGTCCTGATGGACGAACTGGGAACCGGCACCGAACCGGGCCAGGGTGCGGCCATCGCCTGCGGCGTGTTGAAAGAGCTGCAGGAAAAAGGCGCCCTCGTCCTTGCCACCACTCACCTGACCGATATCGTCGCCTTTGTCCACCGCAACGAGGGGATGATAAACGCCTCCATGGAGTTTGACCAAAGGACCTTCACCCCCCTTTACCGGCTCCAAGCGGGGGAACCGGGTCAGTCCCACGCCATCGAGATCGCCAGACGTTACGGCATGCCCGCCGGCGTCATCGAATTCGCCCAGCACATGCTTGGCAGCCGGGAAACGGAATTTCACTCACTGTTGGCCGAGCTGAAGGAAAAACGGCTGCGCTATGGAGAGCTCCTGGCTGACACGGAAACGCGGGAAAAAGGGGTGGAAGAGCGTGAACGGCTCCTTGCCGTGCGCCTGGCCCAGGCGGAAGAGGCGAAACAGGATGCCATGGGAAAGGCCTTCTTACAGGCGCGGGAGATAGTCGCCGCCATCAAACGGGAAACAAGGGCCATCCTCGACGAGGCAAAAAGGGAAAAGAGCCGCGACGCGCTGAAAAAACTGGAAACCATTGAAAGCGGCGTCGAGGAGCAGCTCCGGGAATATCAGGGGGGAAAACCCCTTTCACTGGAAGAGCTGCGGCCCGGTGACCTGGTCTTTGTCCGCTCCATAGGCTTCGATGCAACCATCGTCAAGATCGACGGGAAGCAGCAGAGGTTGCGGGTAAAAGCAGGCCAGAGGGAAGTGGAAGTGCCGCTGGCGGATATTGCCGCAAAAAAGGGGAAGCAGCTCACGGAAATAAAATCGTCCCGGAGGAAAACCGCCGACGAAGCAGAAGCATCTCACGAACTGAAGCTCTTGGGATTACGGGTAGACGCCGCCCTTTCCCTGATCGAACCATTTCTCAACCACGCCTCCCTTGCCGGACTCGGAAAAGTGAGGATCATTCACGGCACGGGGACAGGGGCGCTGATGAAGGCGGTACGCGAATACCTGGACGGACATCCGCTGGTCAGGGAATTCCGCAGCGGCGAACAGTTCGAGGGGGGGAACGGCGTGACCATCGTCACCATGCGTTGA
- the cls gene encoding cardiolipin synthase encodes MTLLRRKRKYLAFRSPRFFNLFRRNTEAFSTRGNRVELFKQGGEFFPAMFQAIHQAERTVCLEFYIIRDDATGRAFADTLLAAAARGVMVYLLYDYIGCFDTPGSFFRRLEKGGVACCPFNPPPFRKGIAWFDKRDHRKIAVIDGKTAFTGGLNIGDEYAGHGENAHRWRDVGIRIEGPAVQELQRLFRESWHSEKRKVPEGCADNYQLSDPPGADEVFIVNGGPHHNRSFIRSAFRMAIAGASDSITIANPYFIPGPRVTRSLLRAAGRGVQVRLIFPAKSDVPLVKLVSRTYYAPLLRSGIEIFEREGTMLHAKVMLIDECWSVIGSANLDQRSFHRNYEVNVIVDSLEFGKQVAEMLAVDLAGSRRIMLAEHEKRGWYVRFLERLCSPVSWFL; translated from the coding sequence ATGACTTTATTGCGGCGGAAAAGAAAATATCTTGCCTTTCGCTCCCCCAGGTTCTTCAATCTGTTCAGAAGGAACACCGAGGCATTCTCCACCAGGGGAAATCGGGTTGAACTCTTCAAGCAGGGAGGAGAATTTTTCCCGGCCATGTTCCAGGCGATTCACCAGGCCGAGCGCACGGTATGCCTGGAATTTTACATCATTCGCGATGACGCTACCGGCCGTGCTTTTGCCGACACCCTCCTCGCAGCTGCGGCACGCGGCGTCATGGTTTACCTCCTCTATGACTACATCGGCTGCTTTGATACGCCGGGTTCGTTTTTCCGCCGACTGGAAAAGGGAGGAGTCGCCTGCTGTCCATTCAATCCGCCCCCCTTCAGAAAGGGGATTGCCTGGTTCGACAAACGTGATCACCGGAAGATTGCCGTTATCGATGGGAAAACGGCCTTCACCGGCGGACTCAACATCGGCGACGAGTATGCCGGCCACGGCGAAAACGCCCACCGCTGGCGGGATGTGGGAATACGAATAGAAGGCCCGGCTGTCCAGGAATTACAGAGACTTTTCCGGGAAAGCTGGCACAGTGAAAAGCGGAAAGTCCCCGAGGGTTGCGCGGACAACTATCAGCTATCGGACCCACCGGGCGCCGACGAAGTATTCATAGTAAACGGCGGGCCGCACCATAACCGATCTTTCATCCGCAGCGCCTTCCGCATGGCCATTGCCGGGGCCTCCGACAGCATAACCATAGCCAATCCATATTTTATTCCGGGACCGCGCGTTACGCGTTCGTTGTTGCGGGCTGCCGGCCGCGGGGTGCAAGTCCGGCTCATCTTTCCTGCCAAGAGCGACGTGCCGCTGGTCAAGCTTGTCAGTCGGACCTACTATGCGCCCCTGTTGCGAAGCGGCATAGAGATCTTTGAGCGGGAAGGGACCATGCTTCATGCCAAGGTGATGCTCATCGACGAGTGCTGGTCGGTGATCGGCTCGGCCAACCTCGACCAGCGAAGCTTTCACCGTAACTACGAGGTAAATGTCATTGTCGACAGTCTTGAATTCGGCAAACAAGTGGCGGAGATGCTGGCCGTCGATTTGGCGGGATCAAGGCGGATAATGCTCGCGGAGCATGAAAAGCGGGGCTGGTACGTGCGGTTTTTGGAGCGGCTCTGCTCGCCGGTAAGCTGGTTCCTGTGA
- a CDS encoding NifU family protein — protein MIEEVKKVLDLIRPNLQADGGDVELVEVTEDGVVKVKLVGACGHCPMSTMTLKMGIERTLKEKVPGVKEVISV, from the coding sequence ATGATCGAAGAGGTAAAGAAAGTATTGGATCTGATCCGCCCCAATTTGCAGGCGGACGGCGGCGATGTGGAGCTGGTGGAAGTTACCGAAGACGGCGTGGTGAAAGTGAAGCTGGTCGGCGCCTGCGGCCATTGCCCCATGTCTACCATGACATTGAAGATGGGTATCGAAAGAACCCTGAAGGAAAAGGTGCCGGGAGTGAAGGAAGTAATTTCCGTCTGA
- a CDS encoding aspartate ammonia-lyase: protein MATRLEKDTLGTVEVPAEAYYGAQTARAAANFHISGLRPHPALVWGTLVIKKCAAKANMATGRLDEKIGAAIVQAAEESLAGKFAGHFVVDPFQAGAGTSHNMNVNEVLANRANELLGGALGAYDRVHPNDHVNMAQSTNDVFPTAMRLSALHMLFLLHQELETLCDALHAKGTEFDRILKSGRTHLQDAVPIRLGQEFEAYAAAMEKNLAGLERCRPNLCELGLGGTAVGTGLNAEARYIDLVIEEIGRETSLPVYRAANMVETTQNMDPFVTLSSALKGLAINLVRIANDLRLLSSGPRTGFNEINLPALQPGSSIMPGKVNPVMAEVTDMVAFQVIGADTTVTLAAQAGQLELNVMMPVIAFNILFSMEIIRNSVKQFTESCIKGITANETRCNSNLEASVGLATVLAPYVGYAAAAEVAKESMQSGQSIKEIIIARKILSPEKLAEILDPYPLTNPGVPGKRQ, encoded by the coding sequence ATGGCGACACGTCTGGAAAAAGATACACTCGGCACGGTTGAGGTTCCCGCTGAAGCATACTACGGTGCACAGACCGCCCGGGCTGCGGCAAATTTTCACATTTCCGGGTTACGGCCCCACCCTGCCCTCGTCTGGGGCACACTGGTCATCAAAAAGTGCGCGGCAAAGGCCAATATGGCCACCGGCCGCCTTGACGAAAAGATCGGGGCCGCCATTGTGCAGGCCGCAGAAGAGTCGCTGGCCGGAAAATTCGCCGGGCACTTCGTCGTCGACCCGTTCCAGGCAGGCGCCGGCACCTCCCACAACATGAACGTCAACGAAGTGCTTGCCAACCGGGCCAACGAGCTGCTCGGCGGAGCACTCGGCGCATACGACCGGGTGCACCCCAACGATCATGTCAACATGGCCCAGTCCACCAATGATGTTTTTCCAACAGCCATGCGTCTCTCGGCATTGCACATGCTCTTCCTCCTTCACCAGGAACTGGAAACCCTGTGTGATGCATTGCACGCCAAAGGTACGGAGTTCGACCGGATCCTCAAATCGGGACGCACCCACCTCCAGGATGCAGTCCCTATCCGGCTCGGCCAGGAGTTCGAGGCCTACGCCGCAGCCATGGAAAAAAACCTGGCCGGCCTCGAACGCTGCCGCCCCAATCTCTGTGAACTGGGCCTCGGCGGGACTGCGGTAGGAACCGGCCTCAATGCCGAAGCGCGCTATATCGACCTGGTGATCGAAGAAATCGGCAGGGAAACGAGCCTGCCGGTTTACAGAGCGGCCAACATGGTCGAAACCACCCAGAATATGGACCCCTTCGTGACCCTCAGTTCCGCACTAAAAGGGCTAGCCATCAACCTGGTGCGGATCGCCAACGATCTCCGTCTCCTCTCATCCGGCCCGCGGACGGGATTCAACGAAATCAACCTGCCAGCATTGCAACCAGGCTCGTCCATCATGCCGGGCAAGGTCAATCCGGTGATGGCGGAGGTAACCGACATGGTCGCCTTCCAGGTCATCGGCGCCGACACCACGGTAACACTGGCAGCCCAGGCCGGACAGCTGGAACTGAACGTAATGATGCCGGTGATCGCCTTCAATATCCTCTTTTCCATGGAAATTATAAGAAACAGCGTGAAACAGTTCACCGAATCGTGCATTAAGGGGATTACCGCCAACGAAACGCGCTGCAACAGCAACCTGGAAGCATCGGTGGGACTGGCCACTGTGCTGGCCCCCTACGTGGGGTACGCGGCAGCGGCCGAAGTGGCGAAGGAATCGATGCAAAGCGGACAAAGCATCAAGGAAATCATCATCGCCCGCAAAATCCTCTCACCGGAAAAGCTGGCGGAGATACTCGACCCATATCCATTGACAAATCCCGGAGTGCCGGGGAAAAGGCAGTGA
- a CDS encoding ferritin family protein, translating into MSDNKKEVLDALMRAMEIEKETFDFYTGAEQKTFNPGGKRIFKWLAKSEEQHYLKLSELYTSLDESGRWVFYGGSTITLEPETEGTHVGFETSNLEALQIAMDIEKKGIAYFDELLQKTVDPDGRMMLQTLRDEEAEHLRVITEKYQGIKGGK; encoded by the coding sequence ATGAGCGACAACAAGAAAGAGGTACTGGACGCCCTGATGCGCGCCATGGAAATCGAAAAGGAGACCTTTGATTTCTATACCGGGGCCGAACAGAAGACCTTTAACCCTGGCGGAAAGCGGATTTTCAAGTGGCTGGCCAAGAGCGAGGAGCAGCACTACCTGAAACTGAGCGAACTCTACACATCACTTGACGAGAGCGGCCGCTGGGTCTTCTACGGCGGCTCTACCATCACCCTGGAACCGGAAACTGAAGGGACGCATGTCGGCTTTGAAACCAGCAACCTTGAAGCCCTGCAAATCGCCATGGATATCGAAAAAAAGGGAATCGCCTATTTCGACGAACTGTTGCAGAAAACCGTCGATCCTGACGGCAGGATGATGCTCCAGACACTGCGGGACGAAGAAGCCGAACACCTGCGGGTGATTACGGAAAAATATCAGGGGATTAAAGGCGGTAAATAG
- a CDS encoding HAD family hydrolase: MQNEMKALVFDLDGTLYVNNDLGMKISSVACRYLADMKGVTHDEADALIGQTKENLSRSSGFDSTLSHAIMALGGDLRALHNRFAEEIRPQSFLSRDRRVVDLLQTLGENFELYLYTNNNRRLSTAIMDLIGVSGLFRRVFTIEDFWRPKPDRDSLETILNVIDRKPGECLFIGDRYDIDLRLPATMGCAVFLVNSVVELLSLAKLLSKENL, translated from the coding sequence TTGCAGAACGAGATGAAGGCACTTGTTTTTGATCTGGACGGCACCCTCTATGTCAACAACGACCTGGGCATGAAAATATCCAGTGTTGCCTGCCGCTACCTTGCGGACATGAAGGGTGTCACACACGATGAGGCTGACGCACTCATCGGGCAGACAAAAGAGAACCTGTCCCGATCAAGCGGTTTCGATTCAACCCTGAGCCACGCAATAATGGCCCTCGGCGGAGATCTCCGTGCACTGCACAACCGCTTTGCAGAGGAGATACGCCCCCAGAGCTTTCTCAGCCGTGACCGGCGGGTGGTGGATCTGCTGCAGACCCTCGGCGAGAATTTCGAGCTTTACCTTTACACCAACAACAACCGTCGGCTGTCGACCGCAATCATGGATCTGATCGGCGTAAGCGGACTATTCAGGCGCGTCTTCACCATTGAAGATTTCTGGCGGCCAAAACCGGATCGGGACAGCCTGGAAACCATCCTGAACGTGATTGACAGAAAGCCCGGCGAATGCCTGTTTATCGGGGACCGTTACGACATCGACCTGCGCCTCCCCGCAACGATGGGGTGCGCGGTGTTTCTCGTCAACAGCGTGGTGGAACTGCTTTCCCTTGCAAAACTACTATCCAAGGAGAACCTATGA
- a CDS encoding class I SAM-dependent methyltransferase has product METDTMTPLKTILLDRILSKGRITFADFMAACLYEPGLGYYTSPGRKVGAEGDFYTSMNVHLVFGRLVAREICRMWESMGSPGRFDIIEAGAGAGQLAKDILDTIAGINLPFYDTLTYCLVEKEPTLKEAQKAKLADHLARLDWHTPEELAEGGSTFSGCLLSNELIDAMPVHLVEMTPAGLMEVYVTALDGEFGEMLDEPSTPELAAYLKRLGISLFAGQRAEISLAAIGWLEAAAKAVEKGFVLTIDYGYPADELYAPMRKNGTLLCYYQHTTEESPYIRVGLQDITSHVNFTALMERGEELGLHTVWFGEQYRFLLGAGLMEEMLALEKSGVSETELIKNRLALKKLMLPDGGMGDTFKVLIQAKGVDNPQLLCMRDWGKCF; this is encoded by the coding sequence ATGGAAACCGATACTATGACCCCTTTGAAAACTATTCTCCTCGACCGCATACTGTCGAAGGGCCGAATCACCTTTGCCGATTTCATGGCAGCCTGCCTCTATGAGCCGGGGCTCGGCTACTATACCTCTCCTGGTCGCAAGGTCGGGGCGGAAGGGGATTTCTACACGAGCATGAACGTCCACCTGGTATTCGGCCGCCTGGTCGCCAGGGAAATCTGCCGCATGTGGGAAAGCATGGGCTCTCCCGGCCGGTTCGACATCATCGAGGCTGGCGCAGGCGCGGGGCAACTGGCAAAGGATATCCTCGATACCATCGCGGGAATCAACCTACCATTTTACGACACCCTGACCTATTGCCTGGTCGAGAAGGAACCGACCCTCAAGGAAGCCCAAAAGGCCAAGCTTGCAGACCACCTGGCGCGCCTCGACTGGCATACGCCGGAAGAGCTCGCCGAGGGCGGATCGACCTTCAGCGGCTGCCTCTTGTCCAACGAGCTGATTGACGCCATGCCGGTCCACCTGGTGGAGATGACCCCGGCCGGACTCATGGAAGTCTACGTCACGGCATTGGATGGCGAATTCGGAGAAATGCTCGACGAACCGTCCACACCGGAACTGGCCGCCTACCTGAAACGCCTCGGCATCTCGCTTTTCGCAGGTCAGCGGGCCGAGATCAGCCTGGCGGCCATAGGCTGGCTGGAAGCAGCGGCAAAAGCTGTTGAAAAGGGATTCGTCCTGACCATCGATTACGGCTATCCTGCCGACGAACTCTACGCGCCTATGCGCAAGAACGGCACGCTCCTCTGCTACTACCAGCATACAACGGAAGAAAGCCCCTATATCCGCGTCGGCCTTCAGGACATCACCAGCCATGTGAATTTCACGGCACTCATGGAACGGGGCGAAGAACTTGGGCTGCACACGGTTTGGTTCGGGGAGCAGTATCGTTTCCTCTTGGGCGCAGGGCTCATGGAGGAGATGCTCGCCCTTGAAAAAAGCGGCGTATCCGAAACGGAACTTATTAAAAACCGGCTGGCGCTCAAAAAGCTCATGCTTCCCGACGGCGGTATGGGCGACACTTTCAAGGTGCTGATCCAGGCAAAAGGTGTGGATAATCCGCAGCTCCTCTGCATGAGGGACTGGGGGAAATGCTTTTGA
- a CDS encoding helix-turn-helix transcriptional regulator, with translation MQKGKPAKKYSQAGRVHDTIRLIEARHGITIEELAEETGVNRRTIHRDLNAILEAGYPLVSEWLNGSKAYRFLTRFKDIPPINFTLQELMTLSFLRSQLDILKGTPFREDMEAIFHKVNSVLPPRYAAHMERIARVSLPLLQGGRDYGKVAEPLKLMRDALLYQYRLTLGYRPPGKRRTAEYKVDPYTLIFYKGGLYLLGYAHNRKALRTFAVERISQVRVEKERFEMPEEFRPEEQLKSAFGIVEEKAMTVKVRFSPQIAHAVGDRLWHPTQKIRRERDGSALLSFTAGGRMEIISWILSYGRYAEVLEPEDLREEVKGIVTEMAGLYK, from the coding sequence ATGCAGAAGGGAAAACCGGCCAAAAAATATTCCCAGGCTGGGCGGGTCCATGACACCATCCGCCTCATCGAAGCCCGCCACGGCATCACCATCGAAGAACTGGCCGAGGAAACCGGCGTCAACCGCCGCACCATCCACCGCGACCTGAATGCCATCCTGGAGGCCGGCTATCCGCTGGTCTCCGAATGGCTGAACGGGAGCAAGGCCTACCGCTTCCTCACCCGTTTCAAGGATATCCCCCCGATCAACTTCACCCTCCAGGAACTGATGACCCTCTCCTTTCTCCGCTCCCAGCTCGACATCCTCAAGGGAACCCCCTTCCGGGAGGACATGGAAGCGATCTTCCACAAGGTGAATTCGGTTCTTCCTCCCCGCTACGCCGCCCACATGGAGCGGATCGCCAGGGTGTCCCTGCCGCTTTTGCAGGGGGGACGGGACTATGGCAAGGTTGCGGAGCCATTGAAGCTGATGCGCGACGCCCTCCTCTACCAGTACCGGCTGACCCTGGGCTATCGCCCTCCGGGCAAAAGAAGAACCGCCGAATACAAGGTCGATCCCTACACGCTGATCTTCTACAAGGGTGGGCTCTACCTGCTCGGCTACGCCCATAACCGCAAGGCGCTCCGCACCTTTGCCGTGGAGCGGATCAGCCAGGTGAGGGTGGAAAAGGAACGGTTTGAAATGCCGGAGGAATTCCGGCCAGAGGAGCAACTGAAGAGCGCCTTCGGCATAGTGGAAGAGAAGGCCATGACGGTCAAGGTCAGATTCTCCCCGCAGATAGCCCATGCGGTCGGCGACCGGCTCTGGCACCCGACCCAGAAGATACGGCGGGAACGGGACGGAAGCGCGCTCCTCTCCTTTACCGCAGGGGGGAGGATGGAGATTATTTCCTGGATTCTTTCCTATGGACGCTACGCCGAGGTGCTGGAACCGGAGGATCTGCGGGAAGAGGTAAAGGGAATCGTGACGGAGATGGCGGGGCTCTATAAATAA
- a CDS encoding DEAD/DEAH box helicase, producing MKFTDLNLPEQVLQGIAYTGFTECTPIQEKALPPALAGKDVAGQAQTGTGKTAAFLISLFTRLLKQEKVGTEHHPRALILAPTRELVVQIEKDAQQLGKHTGFTIQAIYGGVDYMKQKNALKEGVDIVIGTPGRLIDYLKQKVYSLKNIEALVIDEADRMFDMGFIADLRFILRRLPPFDERQNLMFSATLNQRVMELAYEFMNVPEKVAVTPEQMTAERVEQVIYHVSRKEKFPLLLGLLRKEGMERTMIFVNTKREAEFLFDRLNVNDFPARVISGDVEQRKRLRILEDFKSGKLPIMIATDVASRGLHIDGVSHVINYDLPQDAEDYVHRIGRTARAGAEGKAISLADEDGALYLEDIHEYIKERIPVEWAEDELFVHDYIRSKPRPKPAAKPHGRAPAPRHGKPAGKHTEKPAEKSAEKPAGEGEAGEKKRRRRPQKKKPAGEGQPQ from the coding sequence ATGAAATTCACCGATTTAAATCTGCCGGAACAGGTGCTCCAGGGCATCGCCTACACCGGCTTCACCGAATGCACACCCATCCAGGAAAAGGCCCTGCCGCCGGCCCTGGCGGGCAAGGACGTGGCAGGCCAAGCCCAGACCGGCACGGGCAAGACCGCCGCATTTCTCATCTCCCTCTTCACCCGCCTCCTGAAACAGGAAAAAGTCGGCACCGAACATCACCCGCGGGCGCTGATCCTCGCCCCCACCCGGGAGCTGGTGGTGCAGATCGAGAAGGACGCCCAGCAGCTGGGTAAACATACCGGCTTCACCATCCAGGCCATTTACGGCGGCGTGGACTACATGAAGCAGAAGAACGCCCTCAAGGAGGGGGTGGACATCGTCATCGGCACCCCGGGCCGGCTCATCGACTACCTGAAGCAGAAGGTCTACTCCCTGAAGAACATCGAGGCGCTCGTTATCGACGAGGCGGACCGGATGTTCGACATGGGGTTCATCGCCGACCTGCGCTTCATCCTGCGCCGCCTCCCCCCATTCGATGAGCGCCAGAACCTGATGTTCTCCGCCACCCTCAACCAGCGGGTCATGGAGCTGGCCTACGAGTTCATGAACGTGCCGGAAAAGGTCGCCGTCACCCCGGAGCAGATGACCGCCGAGCGGGTCGAGCAGGTCATCTACCACGTGTCGCGCAAGGAGAAGTTCCCGCTTCTGTTGGGGCTCCTGCGCAAGGAGGGGATGGAGCGGACCATGATCTTCGTCAACACCAAGCGGGAAGCGGAATTCCTCTTTGACCGGCTCAATGTCAACGACTTCCCGGCGCGGGTCATCTCAGGCGACGTGGAGCAGAGGAAACGCCTCCGCATCCTGGAAGACTTCAAGAGCGGTAAACTGCCCATCATGATCGCCACCGACGTCGCCTCCCGCGGCCTCCATATCGATGGGGTCTCCCACGTCATCAACTACGACCTCCCCCAGGACGCGGAGGACTACGTGCACCGCATCGGCCGCACCGCCCGGGCCGGGGCCGAAGGGAAAGCCATCTCCCTGGCCGACGAGGATGGGGCGCTGTACCTGGAGGACATCCACGAGTACATCAAGGAGAGGATTCCGGTGGAGTGGGCCGAGGATGAGCTGTTTGTCCACGATTACATACGGAGCAAGCCGAGGCCGAAACCCGCAGCGAAACCCCACGGCAGGGCTCCCGCTCCAAGACATGGCAAACCAGCGGGAAAACATACTGAGAAGCCTGCTGAAAAGAGCGCCGAGAAACCCGCCGGCGAGGGTGAGGCAGGCGAGAAGAAGCGCCGCCGCCGGCCGCAAAAGAAAAAGCCGGCCGGTGAAGGACAGCCCCAGTAG
- the vapC gene encoding type II toxin-antitoxin system VapC family toxin, whose protein sequence is MKILVDTSVWSLALRRNLPDDGPEVTELIELIKEVRVQMIGPVRQELLSGVKNQAQFQKLRNHLRTFPDLELTTRDYETAAEFFNLCRGKGIQGSNTDFLICAIAARHKIPIFTTDGDFTLFQTHLPIMLHRPRS, encoded by the coding sequence ATGAAGATCCTTGTTGACACATCTGTATGGTCCCTGGCACTGCGGCGCAATCTGCCCGATGATGGCCCTGAGGTAACTGAATTAATCGAGTTGATCAAGGAGGTTCGGGTCCAGATGATCGGACCGGTACGTCAGGAACTCCTCTCCGGGGTCAAGAACCAGGCCCAATTCCAGAAGCTGCGCAATCACCTGCGGACTTTTCCCGATCTTGAACTGACAACCCGTGATTACGAGACGGCAGCTGAATTCTTCAACCTCTGTCGTGGTAAGGGAATTCAGGGATCAAATACCGACTTTCTCATATGCGCCATAGCGGCACGGCACAAGATCCCCATTTTTACTACGGATGGGGATTTCACTCTGTTTCAGACCCATCTGCCAATTATGCTCCATCGCCCTCGCTCCTGA
- a CDS encoding type II toxin-antitoxin system VapB family antitoxin, with the protein MATNLAIDDKLLEEARTVGKHATKKAVVNEALAEYIQRRKQAEIINLFHSVEYDPDYDYKIQRKKQ; encoded by the coding sequence ATGGCAACAAACTTGGCTATTGACGACAAACTGCTCGAAGAAGCCCGCACAGTCGGCAAACATGCAACAAAAAAGGCGGTGGTTAACGAAGCACTTGCGGAATACATTCAGCGCCGAAAACAAGCCGAAATTATTAACCTGTTCCATTCGGTAGAGTATGATCCCGACTACGACTATAAGATACAGCGAAAGAAGCAATGA
- a CDS encoding DUF4160 domain-containing protein, whose amino-acid sequence MTRLHHNRNWKIAVFGREHGVPHFHLWWPDGRASINLETLEVIIGNPPAVLLAEARTWANENRERIWTE is encoded by the coding sequence ATGACCCGCCTACATCATAACCGAAATTGGAAAATCGCAGTCTTTGGCCGAGAGCACGGCGTTCCGCATTTCCATCTGTGGTGGCCTGATGGACGGGCATCCATAAACCTCGAAACCCTTGAGGTCATTATCGGAAACCCGCCAGCAGTCCTTCTTGCCGAAGCCCGTACATGGGCGAACGAGAACAGGGAGCGGATCTGGACAGAATGA